Part of the Bacillus cabrialesii genome is shown below.
GCGAGCCGTCTCTCGTTTCATTGGCTCACGAACTGTCATTCGGCGAACTTGTCCTGTTGGGGAAAGGTGAGGAAATGACAGGCGGAAGAAAGCGTCCCGCACTATTGGCGGATGTTTTTGAGGCATTTATCGGAGCCTTATATCTTGACCAGGGATTAGAGCCGGTCGAAAGTTTCTTAAAAGTCTATGTGTTCCCTAAAATTAACGATGGTGCTTTTTCTCATGTGATGGATTTCAAAAGCCAGCTGCAGGAATACGTGCAGCGGGACGGCAAAGGCTCCCTGGAGTATAAAATCTCCAATGAAAAAGGACCTGCGCACAACCGTGAATTTGAAGCCATCGTATCTCTAAAAGGTGAACCACTCGGAGTCGGAAACGGCCGTTCGAAGAAAGAAGCCGAACAGCACGCAGCTCAGGAAGCTTTAGCTAAATTGCAAAAACACCATACGAAACAATAAAATCCCCCTGAATCGTAAGGGGGATTTCAGTATGTATGCCGTCTTATTTCACCCATGTTTATGATAGAATTGAAATACTTATTACATAAGGAGGATCGCTATGTTCCTCAAACGTTTAGACGTTATAGGATTTAAATCATTTGCAGAACGGATTTCCGTCGACTTCGTTAAAGGCGTGACAGCGGTTGTCGGCCCGAACGGAAGCGGAAAAAGCAACATCACAGATGCCATTCGCTGGGTTCTCGGCGAACAATCGGCCCGGTCTCTTCGCGGCGGAAAAATGGAAGACATCATTTTTGCCGGCAGTGATTCGAGAAAACGATTAAATTTAGCTGAA
Proteins encoded:
- the rncS gene encoding ribonuclease III; its protein translation is MSKHSHYKDKKKFYKKVEQFKEFQERISVHFQNEKLLYQAFTHSSYVNEHRKKPYEDNERLEFLGDAVLELTISRFLFAKYPAMSEGDLTKLRAAIVCEPSLVSLAHELSFGELVLLGKGEEMTGGRKRPALLADVFEAFIGALYLDQGLEPVESFLKVYVFPKINDGAFSHVMDFKSQLQEYVQRDGKGSLEYKISNEKGPAHNREFEAIVSLKGEPLGVGNGRSKKEAEQHAAQEALAKLQKHHTKQ